A stretch of Brassica napus cultivar Da-Ae chromosome C6, Da-Ae, whole genome shotgun sequence DNA encodes these proteins:
- the LOC106442613 gene encoding uncharacterized protein LOC106442613, with protein sequence MASRFSTAEKGKWTAAPSVPSAPVRRAPIPIPATNNSVLIEQNKLSLIGRVTNPAAQNTHALFTFESEKDLQSILLKAPYHFKRWMIMLQRWEPVVSDSFPSIISFWIRIHGIPLHYWTEEALEAIGSELGRVESKDVHNGRVRITINGLLPL encoded by the exons ATGGCTAGCCGATTCTCCACTGCTGAGAAAGGTAAATGGACCGCTGCTCCATCTGTTCCATCTGCTCCAGTGCGTAGAGCCCCCATTCCTATCCCTGCGACCAATAACTCTGTTCTCATCGAACAAAACAAGTTATCTCTCATTGGCAGGGTTACTAACCCGGCGGCCCAAAACACTCACGCACTG TTTACCTTTGAGTCGGAAAAGGACCTTCAGAGCATTCTTCTCAAAGCTCCTTACCACTTTAAGAGATGGATGATTATGCTTCAACGTTGGGAACCTGTAGTTTCGGACAGCTTCCCCTCTATCATCTCGTTTTGGATCAGAATCCACGGTATCCCGCTCCACTACTGGACGGAAGAAGCGCTAGAAGCCATTGGCTCTGAACTGGGCCGCGTTGAGTCAAAAGATGTTCACAATGGAAGAGTTCGAATCACCATCAACGGACTCCTTCCTCTTTAG
- the LOC125588359 gene encoding uncharacterized protein LOC125588359, with amino-acid sequence MRAIGRRLLRRKSAPALPAHVLLIPPPLTGLRCYTDGAWDPVSGHSGQGWAFIDSTGATIRHQSCNRLHVAAPIVAEALAVKAALIDAVSNDFSQINILSDSKSLVNLLNSSASTALLQSVLFDIRVLSCRLDSITFSFVPRLGNVVADSLL; translated from the coding sequence ATGCGCGCAATTGGGAGGAGGCTACTCAGACGGAAAAGCGCACCTGCCCTCCCCGCGCATGTCCTTCTCATTCCCCCCCCGCTAACTGGCCTTAGATGCTATACGGATGGAGCATGGGACCCTGTCTCTGGTCACAGTGGACAAGGCTGGGCTTTTATTGATTCCACCGGTGCTACTATCAGGCACCAATCTTGTAACCGCCTTCACGTGGCTGCGCCTATTGTGGCGGAAGCACTAGCGGTAAAGGCTGCTCTCATTGATGCAGTCTCTAATGATTTCTCTCAGATTAACATCTTATCTGATTCGAAGTCTCTTGTCAACCTCCTCAACTCCTCTGCCTCGACAGCCCTACTTCAGAGTGTCTTGTTTGATATTAGAGTATTGAGTTGTAGGCTTGATTCTATCACCTTTTCTTTTGTTCCCCGATTGGGAAACGTTGTTGCTGATTCCTTGCTTTGA